The proteins below come from a single Remersonia thermophila strain ATCC 22073 chromosome 4, whole genome shotgun sequence genomic window:
- a CDS encoding mitochondrial 54S ribosomal protein uL23m: MASQAVAAAETAIKELPRRFGTKQVFLPKAVVAFLRPKPKQPPNLATFAVPMEFNKLDLRDYLYHAYNVEVLSVRAYIQQPPPERRGGAPQGGRWYRPKSKKFMIAELAKPFVWPEPVPESDREAFDHKIWQKIEDHKERANQRGEKPGHIPLRKDEEREYGVSREREVLKELAKEYLESGEWKGPNSGKWTEVEKELDAEKKQAA; the protein is encoded by the exons ATGGCGTCGCaagccgtggcggccgcggagacGGCCATCAAGGAGCTCCCGCGCCGGTTCGGTACAAAACAAGTCTTCCT GCccaaggccgtcgtcgccttcctccggcccaagcccaagcagCCGCCCAACCTGGCCACCTTCGCCGTGCCCATGGAGTTCAACAAGCTCGACCTCCGCGACTACCTCTACCATGCCTACAACGTCGAGGTGCTGTCGGTGCGCGCCTAcatccagcagccgccgcccgagcgccggggcggcgcgccgcaggGCGGGCGGTGGTACCGGCCCAAGTCGAAAAAGTTCAtgatcgccgagctggccaagcccTTCGTCTGGCCCGAGCCGGTCCCCGAGAGCGACCGCGAGGCGTTTGACCACAAGATCTGGCAGAAGATTGAGGACCACAAGGAGAGGGCCAACCAGCGGGGCGAAAAGCCCGGGCACATCCCCCTGcgcaaggacgaggagagggagTACGGCGTGtcgagggagcgggaggtcCTGAAGGAGCTGGCGAAGGAGTACCTGGAGAGCGGGGAGTGGAAGGGGCCGAACAGCGGGAAGTGGACggaggtggagaaggagcTGGATGCCGAAAAGAAACAGGCGGCatga